In the Nitrospirae bacterium CG2_30_53_67 genome, TCGGGAACTACCAGGCCGTGGTCCCCTCCACGTGGAACGCGGGACCGAGAAACGACGAAGACGCCCTGGGTCCTTATGAAGCATCCCTGATCGGGAATCCTGTGGCTGACCCGGAAAGACCATTGGAGGTCCTGAGGACCATCCATTCCTTTGACCCCTGTCTGGCCTGCGCGATTCACCTGGTGGACAAAAGGAACCATGAGATCGTGAGGGTCAAGGCGCTATAATGGCGTGCAGGACCTAAGTGGTCCTGTTCGTAAATATGGTAACGTACCGAGATGGTCGTAGTGCGGTCTCATCAAGGCGCGCGACTGAGGCGTACCCCCTGTGGTACGTCGCAAGGAGCGGAACGCCGAGGAGACCGCACTACGACCCTCGAATGCGACCGTATTTACGAATAGGGCCACTAAGACTGCAAGAGCCTTGAGGAGGATCATTGAACGTCTTGGTGCTTGGAATCGGGAATGTCCTCCTCATGGATGAAGGAGCGGGGGTTCGGGCCGTTGAGGAAATGGATCGGAGGTTCCAACTTCCCGAAAGTGTCGAGACCCTGGACGGCGGCACATCGGGGATCGACCTTCTCCCCTATATTCGGAACAGGGACTATTTGATTATCATTGATGCCGTCAAGAGCGGTCACCCTCCGGGCGCCGTGGTCAGGGTGGAGGGGGAGGACGTTCCCGCCACGTTCAGAACAAGGATTTCACCCCATCAACTCGGTCTTTCCGACCTTCTCGCCGCCGCACGGCTGACAGGGGAATTTCCCGCCCGGATGGTCCTCTTCGGTGTGGAACCGAAACGGATCGAAGTGGGGCTCGGCCTTTCGGATGAAGTTAAAGAAGGCCTGGAGCAGCTCATTGATATGGTGGCTGGAGAACTTCGATCCCTGGGCTGCGAGGTGGAACTCAAGGCCGGGGCAACACCCGCAGCCAAGAGCTTCTGGGAAGAATGAAGGCGGACGACAAACGACGGATGACAGAAAACAAAGGGAAGCCATGTGTCTCGCGGTACCCTCGAAGATCGTGAAGATAGACGGGCAGAAGGCCACCGTGGACGTTTACGGCGCCCGCCGGGAAGTGAACCTCATGCTCCTGCCTGAAGAAGCGGGCATCGGGGATTATGTACTGGTGCACGCGGGATTTGCCATGCAGAGAGTCGATCGGGAATCAGCCGAAGAGTCGCTGCGTCTCATCAGCCGTCTGGTGAACGGACAGGAAGAGGAACCCTGAGCAATCGCAATCCTTCTTTGAAAGAGGACGGCATCCTGGGGATATGATCGTGCATGAATTATCCGTCGCCATGAACATGATTGAGATGGCAGAGTCTGCCTGCGTGGAGCAGGGATATTCCCGTGTGGAAGCCGTGAGCATCCGGGTAGGACGGGCATCGGGCATCATGAGGGATGCCCTTGTGTTTGCCTTCGACTGCGCAAAGGCCGGAACCCTGGCCGCGGATGCGCGCCTCGATATTGAGGACGTGCCCGTGGGAGGCGCCTGCAACGACTGCCATGCCGAGTTTTCGGTGGAGGAGGCCTTTGTATTCAATTGCCCGGCATGCGGGGGCAAATCTTTTCAGATCACCTCCGGACAGGAACTGCACATCGTGGAATTGGAGGTTGACTCATGAAGGTCAAGATGATGAGAAAAATTCTTGAAGCAAACGACCGGATTGCCGAAAACAACCGCCATATCCTCTCCAAGGCAGGTCTCCTCACCCTCAACCTCATGTCCGCCCCGGGAGCGGGAAAGACGACGCTTCTTTCCAGGACTATCCGGGCCCTGGACGGCCGGATCCGGATAGGCGTGATCGAAGGAGATATCCAGGGGACCCACGACGCAGAAGTCATTTCGGCCTTGCATGTGCCGGTTGTCCAGATCAACACCGAGGGGGCCTGCCACCTGGACGCCAACATGATCGCTGATATGCTGCACGAGCTCCCT is a window encoding:
- a CDS encoding hydrogenase expression/formation protein, with the translated sequence MNVLVLGIGNVLLMDEGAGVRAVEEMDRRFQLPESVETLDGGTSGIDLLPYIRNRDYLIIIDAVKSGHPPGAVVRVEGEDVPATFRTRISPHQLGLSDLLAAARLTGEFPARMVLFGVEPKRIEVGLGLSDEVKEGLEQLIDMVAGELRSLGCEVELKAGATPAAKSFWEE
- a CDS encoding hydrogenase assembly protein HypC, with product MCLAVPSKIVKIDGQKATVDVYGARREVNLMLLPEEAGIGDYVLVHAGFAMQRVDRESAEESLRLISRLVNGQEEEP
- a CDS encoding hydrogenase maturation nickel metallochaperone HypA; the protein is MHELSVAMNMIEMAESACVEQGYSRVEAVSIRVGRASGIMRDALVFAFDCAKAGTLAADARLDIEDVPVGGACNDCHAEFSVEEAFVFNCPACGGKSFQITSGQELHIVELEVDS